A DNA window from Streptomyces canus contains the following coding sequences:
- a CDS encoding sensor histidine kinase has translation MTTGDRLSCRVDEIREKVREARKHQRYYEANKKRLNAEYKAAQKAGEVPANAGLGSGFGLLPWLLMGMGAFSNLFQGETPDPWIGGLGLLTFNSLYIYVAFRAFHKETRDAVSTRVALVLMGLVTCGLALAYGGNWLLFFPLFGLATGAVVRLPHLRWVGAVVTVVAGAASVFRDGWGGLDTAYATWISTMVTAAIMSLSEAVRQLREAREELARRAVEEERLRFSRDLHDLLGHTLSVIVVKSEAARRLASRDLDAALVQVSDIESVGRQALTEIREAVTGYREGSLSTDLDLAASALRAAGIEPVVHRSGHPLAAQTEALLGWVVREAVTNAVRHSGAERCEISVQGSAERVRLRVSDDGRGTAAGTAPTVSERAPENAGTVPVPAVGGTGLKGLAERLAAAGGWLEAGPGPRGGFVVRAELPVESEAPERPGEPAGAMRGARIGDVAR, from the coding sequence GGAAGCACCAGCGGTACTACGAGGCGAACAAGAAGCGCCTCAACGCCGAGTACAAGGCCGCGCAGAAGGCAGGGGAGGTCCCCGCGAACGCGGGCCTGGGCAGCGGGTTCGGTCTGCTGCCCTGGCTGCTGATGGGGATGGGCGCCTTCTCCAACCTCTTCCAGGGCGAGACTCCCGACCCCTGGATCGGCGGCCTGGGGCTGCTCACCTTCAACTCGCTCTACATCTACGTCGCCTTCCGCGCCTTCCACAAGGAGACCCGGGACGCGGTCTCCACCCGGGTGGCACTGGTGCTGATGGGACTGGTCACCTGCGGTCTGGCCCTGGCGTACGGCGGCAACTGGCTGCTGTTCTTCCCCCTGTTCGGGCTGGCGACGGGCGCGGTCGTGCGGCTGCCGCACCTGCGGTGGGTGGGTGCGGTGGTGACCGTCGTCGCCGGCGCGGCCTCCGTCTTCCGCGACGGCTGGGGCGGGCTCGACACCGCGTACGCCACGTGGATCTCCACGATGGTGACGGCCGCGATCATGTCCCTCTCGGAGGCGGTACGGCAGTTGCGGGAGGCCCGCGAGGAACTGGCCCGGCGCGCGGTCGAGGAGGAGCGGCTGCGGTTCTCCCGCGATCTGCACGACCTGCTCGGGCACACGCTGTCGGTGATCGTGGTGAAGTCGGAGGCGGCCCGGCGCCTCGCCTCCCGTGATCTGGACGCGGCACTCGTCCAGGTCTCCGACATCGAGTCGGTCGGCCGCCAGGCACTCACCGAGATCCGCGAGGCGGTGACCGGCTACCGCGAGGGCAGCCTCAGCACGGACCTCGACCTGGCCGCCTCGGCCCTGCGCGCCGCGGGCATCGAGCCGGTCGTCCACCGCTCCGGCCACCCGCTCGCCGCCCAGACCGAGGCCCTGCTGGGCTGGGTGGTCCGCGAGGCGGTCACCAACGCGGTACGGCACAGCGGGGCGGAGCGCTGCGAGATCTCCGTGCAGGGCTCGGCGGAACGGGTACGGCTGCGGGTCTCGGACGACGGCCGGGGAACGGCGGCGGGCACGGCGCCGACCGTGAGTGAGCGCGCCCCTGAGAACGCCGGAACGGTGCCCGTCCCGGCCGTCGGCGGCACCGGTCTCAAGGGGCTCGCCGAGCGGCTGGCCGCGGCTGGCGGGTGGTTGGAGGCGGGCCCGGGGCCACGGGGCGGATTCGTGGTGCGGGCCGAGCTGCCGGTCGAGTCGGAGGCGCCGGAGCGGCCCGGGGAGCCGGCGGGGGCGATGCGCGGGGCCCGGATCGGCGATGTGGCCAGGTGA
- a CDS encoding response regulator transcription factor, with translation MPREHRPARSIRVLLAEDQGMMRGALALLLGMEADIEVVAQVAAGDAIVDAALVHRPDVALLDIELPGMSGLDAAAELREQAPDCRVLILTTFGRPGYLRRAMEAGAAGFLVKDGPVEELAVSIRRVLTGETVIDPALAAAALSAGPNPLTARECDVLKASTDGATVADIAGRLHLSESTVRNYLSSAIGKTGTRNRMEAVRAARQQGWL, from the coding sequence ATGCCCCGGGAGCACCGGCCCGCCAGGTCCATCCGCGTGTTGCTCGCCGAGGACCAGGGCATGATGCGTGGGGCGCTCGCGCTGCTGCTCGGGATGGAGGCGGACATCGAGGTCGTGGCCCAGGTCGCGGCCGGGGACGCGATCGTGGACGCGGCGCTCGTCCACCGCCCCGATGTGGCGCTGCTCGACATCGAGCTGCCGGGGATGAGCGGTCTGGACGCCGCCGCCGAACTGCGCGAGCAGGCGCCGGACTGCCGGGTGCTGATCCTCACCACCTTCGGACGACCCGGCTACCTCCGCCGGGCCATGGAGGCGGGTGCCGCCGGTTTCCTCGTCAAGGACGGTCCCGTGGAGGAGCTGGCGGTCTCGATCCGCCGGGTTCTGACCGGCGAGACCGTGATCGACCCCGCCCTCGCCGCGGCCGCCCTGAGCGCCGGCCCCAACCCCCTCACCGCCCGCGAGTGCGATGTCCTCAAGGCGTCCACGGACGGCGCAACGGTCGCCGACATCGCCGGCAGGCTCCACCTCTCCGAGTCCACCGTCCGCAACTACCTCTCCTCCGCCATCGGCAAGACGGGCACCCGCAACCGAATGGAGGCGGTACGGGCGGCCCGGCAGCAGGGTTGGCTTTGA